Proteins found in one Dermacentor silvarum isolate Dsil-2018 chromosome 8, BIME_Dsil_1.4, whole genome shotgun sequence genomic segment:
- the LOC119461775 gene encoding uncharacterized protein LOC119461775 has translation MHVLCVTASLVLSYCWLEPPTPLEVAFPDFTLALKAIKNFTAVATTQDNPRRVCLSARVRHLDEVTRDTEVEWQWIDQDSDGPLMKRDFHFKLGYGLPNRAVMTNSEAGQLGADAILLYTDYNQCVVGLFVAPVFECTLWVHESAKDAVPDHCWAAYGSFCGPKRTLLQRNEKCKKHGP, from the exons ATGCATGTTCTGTGCGTCACAGCGTCGCTTGTGTTGTCTTACTGCTGGCTCGAGCCGCCCACGCCCCTGGAGGTAGCTTTCCCTGACTTCACGCTG GCGTTAAAGGCTATCAAGAATTTCACGGCCGTTGCAACCACGCAAGACAACCCACGGAGAGTGTGCTTATCGGCTAGAGTACGTCATCTGGATGAGGTCACGAGAGATACAGAGGTGGAGTGGCAGTGGATCGATCAAGATAGCGATGGACCACT CATGAAACGTGATTTCCACTTTAAGTTGGGGTACGGCTTACCAAACAGAGCCGTGATGACCAATTCCGAAG CTGGCCAGCTGGGAGCTGACGCCATTCTCTTGTACACCGACTACAACCAGTGCGTGGTGGGACTGTTCGTTGCGCCAGTTTTTG AATGCACACTGTGGGTGCACGAATCTGCCAAGGACGCAGTTCCGGACCACTGTTGGGCAGCTTACGGGAGCTTCTGCGGACCCAAGCGGACACTTCTTCAAAGGAATGAAAAGTGTAAAAAGCACGGTCCCTGA